The following proteins are co-located in the Acinetobacter sp. NCu2D-2 genome:
- a CDS encoding glycoside hydrolase family 25 protein: MSSGLVIAVMCLLYVFIFSPPSANAADYPIQGFDVSHHQKEIDWKKISPQKYRFVYLKATEGGDFKDTKFQQYWLEARERGFLVGAYHFYRLCRDGQVQAENFIATVPNKTDALPPVIDLEYDSNCINTYSKEQLLAEIQIIHDAFKKHYGKQPIFYTSKAFYNIVLAGSFQDVPLWVREYKGLPDLKDQPKWHFWQHTNQGKISGISTPVDLNVFYGSEQAWIKFLEQNHLPLPKPAK; this comes from the coding sequence GTGGACTGGTCATTGCGGTCATGTGTTTGCTTTATGTTTTTATTTTCTCACCGCCTTCTGCCAATGCTGCCGACTATCCCATTCAAGGCTTTGATGTCTCACATCATCAAAAAGAAATTGATTGGAAAAAAATCTCGCCGCAGAAATATCGTTTTGTCTATTTAAAAGCTACGGAAGGCGGCGATTTCAAAGACACCAAGTTTCAGCAATATTGGCTAGAAGCACGTGAACGTGGTTTCTTAGTCGGTGCCTATCATTTTTATCGTTTATGTCGTGATGGTCAGGTTCAGGCTGAAAATTTCATTGCAACAGTACCGAATAAAACAGATGCTCTTCCGCCCGTGATCGACTTGGAATATGACAGTAATTGCATCAATACTTATTCAAAAGAACAGTTGTTGGCAGAAATTCAAATCATTCACGATGCATTCAAAAAGCATTATGGCAAGCAACCCATTTTCTACACCTCGAAAGCCTTTTATAACATTGTGCTTGCAGGATCATTCCAAGATGTCCCGCTTTGGGTTCGTGAATACAAAGGTTTACCAGATTTAAAAGACCAACCGAAATGGCATTTTTGGCAACATACCAATCAAGGTAAAATAAGTGGCATCAGCACACCTGTAGACCTCAATGTCTTTTATGGTTCAGAGCAAGCGTGGATTAAATTCCTTGAGCAAAATCACCTTCCACTGCCTAAGCCTGCTAAATAA